The nucleotide sequence AAGCATTGGACATTTCGGATTTCCCCCACACTCCGGGCTTACTCCTAATAACCCTTTCATTGGTGGCACTGGGGGATCCGGATCATCGGGTTCGGGACCAGGCTCAGGATCTGGATCAAGATCGGGATCAACAGGTCACAGTTATGTTCCTGGTGGCGATGACACTTCTATTCCAAACCCGGGCGTTGAGGTTCCGATACCTGGGAGTGGTGGTGTTGGCGGTGGAAGAGCTACACCGGCAGCTCATCCATGAATTTACTCATGCATGAACGCAATAGCTAGACCTTGTTTGTGAGCTTGTGATTTTTATTAAGATCGTTTTTACTGATTTCTAGTCAAGAAAATAAGTGTGCTAGTACTACATGTACACACTAGTAGCTTGCTACTTTGCATGTTAGTGTCTTTGTTTAATGTTTTCCATCTCATTTAGTTTAATATTATTTGAGTCTAATTTTATTGTTGgaagtaatttaatattatttgagttgatcaatgttttaattattattatttgaagtACTTGTTGATTGTGGATCTATTATAGGAATAAAGGGtataaaacctaatttaaatatattcttcatttatttttatgaggtgaataatatgatatttttaacaaattaacTAATGCAGAGTTTGCATTTGTGTAAAGAGTAACACTAACAAAATGTTGATTGACATTGGCAACTATATAAAATGCTATTAACAAGGACTTAGAGATCCCTTCACGCGGAAAAAATATCACACAATCTATCCTTTAAATCTAACAACTCATATAGGACAACAAATTCTTCAATTTTCTTTAACATTTCTCATCATGCTTTAAATAAGTTTACTACTTAAGCACACACAATATTTGTTTGCTACATCGAGACCCCAGTGAATTATTGAGTGCGTTGTCCTTTGATCCAGagaccatggttttaaattgcggtcgcGAATGTGGTTGCGGTTGCGGGTGTTGCGATTGCTGCGATGCGCATTGCGgccgttgcggcgtgaattttGAACCCGAGATATTTGAAAAACATCATTATAAAACTCTTAAAATCAATATTTTACATTACAAATCACATGTAAATTGAGTTTTTGGGTTCTCAAATGTTAGTTACGATGAAAATATGTGAAGAAATAAGGTTGAAGGTGTTTGATGTGAATTATAGTGTTGTGGGACGTGTGATTacaaatcacaccgcaattgtgGGCTGATGCGGATGCGGAGGCTACCGCATAAGCAATATTGCGGCTGCAATTGCGCCTCCCCCAGAGATGACGTGACCAAGGAAGCTTACTTCAGAtagccaaaactcacacttactgaACTTTGCGTACAAATGTTTCTCTCGGAGAGTAGACAACACAATCCGCAATGCTCTTCATGTTCTTCGGGAGAACGAGAATACACCAAgatgtcatcaatgaagatcaccacaaactgatccaggtaCGGTTGAAAAAttcgattcatgtaatccatgaaaactgccggagcattagtcacaccaaaaggcataactaaaaactcgtaatgaccataccgagtcctgaatgcagtcttaggtaCATCCGAGCTCtttacccgaatctgatgataccccgacctgagatcaatcttcgagaacacactggctcctttcaactgatctaagaggtcatcaatccgcggtaagggatatttgttctttatggtgACTTTATTCAGCTGACGATAGTCGATGCACAAACACATACTTTcgtctttcttcttcaccaacaAGACAGGGGCTCCCCATGGAGAAGCACTGGGCTGAATAAAATGCTTAGCTAGAAGCTCTTCTAACTGGCTCTTCAGTTCTCTGAGTTCgataggagacatcctatatggagtgatggaaactggggCAGTACCAGGGACAAGAT is from Vicia villosa cultivar HV-30 ecotype Madison, WI unplaced genomic scaffold, Vvil1.0 ctg.000744F_1_1_3, whole genome shotgun sequence and encodes:
- the LOC131630841 gene encoding putative cell wall protein, translated to MAQRAYSFFALLLIFNILLVTNWQAVAGRNFAKNSDNDDKKEPQFLFKHDHGKLHFPSIGHFGFPPHSGLTPNNPFIGGTGGSGSSGSGPGSGSGSRSGSTGHSYVPGGDDTSIPNPGVEVPIPGSGGVGGGRATPAAHP